A window of Diospyros lotus cultivar Yz01 chromosome 14, ASM1463336v1, whole genome shotgun sequence contains these coding sequences:
- the LOC127790344 gene encoding GDSL esterase/lipase At5g03820-like, protein MGFCMLSVFIIIGVAVVAVKVAEGQIVPMLCVFGDSVVDVGNNNNLNTMIKANFLTHGREFVTHKLTGRFCNGKLATDFTAEYLGFSSYPPTYLSQDANGKNLLTGANFASGYFDGTAQFYGAISLSQQLAYYKEYQDELVGTKTNGIHLLSAGSSDFLQTITTSILSSKPSPLISFQTFSSDPSLLLSRLGVRKIGVTTVPPIGCLPHHTVWLRE, encoded by the exons ATGGGGTTTTGCATGTTGAGTGTGTTCATTATTATTGGGGTTGCGGTGGTGGCTGTGAAAGTGGCTGAGGGGCAGATAGTTCCGATGCTGTGTGTGTTTGGGGACTCAGTGGTAGATGTGGGAAACAATAACAACCTGAATACAATGATAAAGGCCAACTTCCTTACTCATGGCAGGGAGTTTGTTACCCACAAACTTACTGGCAGGTTCTGCAATGGGAAGCTTGCCACTGACTTCACTg CCGAGTACCTTGGTTTCAGCTCCTACCCCCCAACTTACCTCAGCCAGGATGCCAATGGAAAGAACCTCTTGACTGGCGCCAACTTTGCCTCTGGTTATTTTGACGGCACAGCACAGTTCTAT GGTGCAATTTCACTGAGCCAGCAGCTGGCATACTACAAGGAGTACCAAGACGAATTGGTGGGTACCAAGACGAATGGAATCCACCTATTGAGTGCTGGGAGCAGTGACTTCCTTCAAACAATTACTACTTCAATCCTCTCCTCCAAGCCCTCTCCCCTGATCAGTTTTCAGACCTTCTCATCAGATCCTTCTCTTCTTTTGTCCAG GCTGGGAGTGAGGAAAATTGGAGTGACAACCGTACCACCAATTGGGTGCTTGCCCCATCACACTGTTTGGCTCAGGGAGTAA